One stretch of Xiphophorus maculatus strain JP 163 A chromosome 19, X_maculatus-5.0-male, whole genome shotgun sequence DNA includes these proteins:
- the LOC102217223 gene encoding microsomal glutathione S-transferase 3-like has translation MNVLAKLPSSYGYVILIYLYSWIMLGYLAAKVIGARKKYKVKYPAMYSDKEQMFNCIQRAHQNTLEVYPQWLVFQTIAALVYPLIASALGAIWVTSRFFYAWGYYTGEPEKRMNGSFGYIGYFGVILMSIYISLQLLGVF, from the exons ATGAACGTTCTCGCTAAGCTGCCATCCTCCTACGGATATGTGATATTAATTTACCTGTACAGCTGGATTATGCTGGGTTATTTGGCAGCAAAGGTTATCGGGGCCCGGAAGAAATACAAAGTGAAG tatCCCGCAATGTACAGCGACAAGGAACAAATGTTCAACTGCATCCAGAGAGCCCACCAGAACACATTAGAGGTGTATCCACAGTGGCTCGTTTTCCAAACAATCGCAGCCCTTGTGTACCCg TTAATTGCATCTGCGTTGGGTGCTATTTGGGTGACCAGTAGGTTCTTCTATGCCTGGGGATACTACACTGGAG AACCAGAGAAGAGGATGAATGGCTCCTTTGGCTACATTGGATACTTTGGAGTGATCCTTATGTCCATATACATTTCTTTGCAATTGCTGGGAGTCTTTTAA